In the Bacillus amyloliquefaciens DSM 7 = ATCC 23350 genome, AAAGGTCATGCTGGCCATGGAGAAGCTGAATTATTATCCGAATGAAGTTGCCCGTTCTCTTAATAAAAGAGAATCCAGACTGGTCGGGCTTTTGCTTCCGGATATTACAAATCCCTTTTTCCCGCAGCTTGCCCGCGGCGCTGAAGACGAATTGCAGCGGGAAGGATACCGGCTGATCATCGGCAACAGCGATGAAGAATTGGAAAAAGAACTCGACTACCTGCAAACATTTAAACAAAATCAAGTTGCCGGTATTTTGGCAGCCACCAATTATCCCGACCTTACCGAATACAGCGGCAGCCTTTACCCGGTCGTATTTCTGGACCGGACAAAAGAAGGCGCCCCGTCCGTATTCAGTGACGGACGGGCAGGCGGAAAACGAGCGGCTGAAGAAATGCTCCGCGGCCAAAGCACAAGCATCACGCTTGTCAAAGGCCCCGGCCACCTTCAAACCGCTCAGGAACGTTTTAACGGCGCACTTGATGTGCTGCAAAAAGCCGGCGCGCAGTTCAATGTCATCTCCGCCGCTTCATTTTCCATCAAGGATGCGGCCATTTTAGCAGAAGAATTGTTTGCCGCATACCCGGAAACCGACGGCGTCATCGCCAGCAACGATATTGCGGCGGCCGCCGTACTCCATGAGGCGCTGCGGCTCGGTAAAAAAGTTCCGGAGGAGATTCAGATTATCGGATATGACGATATTCCGCAGAGCGGGCTTTTATTCCCGCCCCTTTCAACCATTCGCCAGCCTGCATATGAGATGGGAAAACGAGCGGCAAACCTGCTGCTGCAATTGATAAAGAAAGAACCGCCGAAAGAGACGGCCATACAAATGCCCGTGACATACATAAAAAGACAAACGACGAGAAAGGATGATCACCATGAGTGAAATTTGTGTTATCGGCAGCTGTTCTATGGATCTTGTTGTCACATCTGAACGACGCCCGAAAGCGGGAGAAACCGTACTGGGCGCAGACTTTCAAACCGTGCCCGGAGGAAAAGGCGCCAATCAGGCCGTAGCAGCTTCCCGCCTGGGCGCAAACGTATATATGGTAGGAAAAGCAGGCAGTGACAGTTACGGAAAAGCGATTATTGAAAATCTGCAGGCAAACGGTGTCAATACGGACTATATGGAAACGATTACACACAAAAAAAGCGGAACGGCTCATATTGTGCTCGCAGAAGGAGATAACAGCATCGTCGTCGTAAAAGGCGCAAACGATGACATCTCCCCTGCTTATGCCAAAAGAGCGCTCGCGAAACTTCCCGGCATTGACATTGTGCTGATCCAGCAGGAGATCCCTGAAGAAACCGTTGAAGAAGTGTGCAGCTACTGCCGCGCGCATCAAATTCCGGTTATCCTGAATCCGGCGCCGGCCCGCCCGCTGAAACAATCAACCATTGAGAATGCCGCTTATCTTACGCCGAACGAACATGAAGCATCCATTTTATTTCCTGACCGGACGAAAGAAGAAGCGCTCGCCGGCTATCCCGGCAAATTGTTTATTACCGAAGGAAAACAAGGCGTGCGGTACTCAGACGGCACCGCGGAACGGCTCGTTCCCGCCTTCCCTGTTGAAGCGGTCGACACGACGGGAGCCGGCGATACCTTTAATGCGGCATTTGCCGTCGCACTCGCGGAAGGACAGGACATCGAACAAGCGCTTCTGTTTGCCAACCGCGCCGCCTCCCTGTCCGTGCAGCACTTCGGCGCCCAAGGCGGCATGCCTGCCAGAAAAGAAGTCGAGGAGCTGCTGTCATGAAAAAACACGGAATGTTAAACAGCCACATTGCCAAAGTATTAGCCGATCTCGGGCATACAGACCTCATCGCGATCGCCGATGCGGGTCTCCCCGTCCCTGATGGTGTCCCTAAAATTGATTTGTCCTTAACGGCGGGCGTTCCCGCCTTTCGGGACGTTACCAAACTGGTCGCCGGAGAAATGGCAGTCGAAAAGGTGATTGCCGCCTCTGAAATCAAAGACGCAAATCCTGAGAATGCAAGATTTATAGAAAGCCATTTCTCAGAGCAGACGATCGAATACATGTCCCATGAAGAATTCAAACGGCTCACACGGAAAGCAAAAGCCGTCATCCGAACGGGTGAAATGACGCCATACGCCAACTGCATCCTGCAGGCGGGTGTGATTTTTTAGAAAGAAGGGATCCAGCATGCACATCGGCATGACAGACATTCATAAAGCCTTCGGGAAAAACCAAGTGCTCTCCGGCGTCTCATTTGAGCTTCTGCCGGGAGAAATACACGCTTTAATGGGAGAAAACGGAGCGGGCAAATCGACTTTAATGAATCTGCTCACCGGGCTGCACCGGCTTGACAAAGGAAATATTACGATAAACGGAACAAATATGAGCTTCTCCAATCCAAAAGAAGCCGAAAAACACGGAATCGCCTTTATCCATCAGGAGCTGAATATATGGCCGGACATGACGGTGCTTGAAAACCTCTTTATCGGTAAAGAGCTGACGACGGCATTCGGTGTTTTGGAAACGAAGAAAATGAAAGCGCTAGCAAAATTACAGCTTGAAAAACTGGGTGTCTCACTGCCTCTTGATCGGGAAGCCGGACAATGTTCCGTCGGACAGCAGCAGATGATTGAGATTGCCAAAGCGCTGATGACAAACGCCGAAGTCATTATTATGGACGAACCGACCGCGGCGCTGACCGAACGGGAAATCAGCAAGCTGTTTGAAGTGATGACGGCGTTAAAGCAGGACGGCGTATCAATCGTCTATATATCGCACCGAATGGAAGAAATTTTTTCAATTTGTGACCGGATCACGATTATGCGGGACGGCCTTACTGTCGACACGGCGCATATTAAAGACACCAATTTTGATGAAGTGGTCAAAAAAATGGTCGGGCGGGAGCTGACCGATCGATATCCGACACGTACACCGTCACTCGGCGATAAGGTGCTCGAAGTAAAAAACGCCTCAAAAAAAGGAAGCTTTTCACAGGTCAGTTTCCATGTGCGCGCCGGAGAAATCCTCGGTGTTTCCGGCTTAATGGGTGCCGGACGGACAGAAATCATGAGGGCGCTGTTCGGAATTGACCGGCTCGATTCCGGAGAGATCCGGATTTCCGGCCGAAAAACCGACATTCGGAATCCATATGATGCCATCCGTAAGGGACTGGGTCTGATTACAGAAAACCGCAAAGATGAAGGGCTGCTGCTGGATACGTCCATTCGTGAAAACATCTCATTGCCGAACCTGACCAGCTTCTCTCCGAAAGGCATCATTGACCGAAAACGCGAGGCGGAGTTCGTTGAGCTGCTCATCAAAAGGCTGACGATTAAAACCGCGTCTCCGGAAATCGCGGCGCGGCACTTATCAGGAGGTAATCAGCAAAAAGTCGTCATCGCCAAGTGGATCGGTATCGGTCCAAAAGTTCTCATCCTCGATGAACCGACAAGGGGCGTCGATGTAGGCGCGAAACGGGAAATCTATTCATTAATGAATGAACTGACCGATCGCGGAGTCGCCATCATCATGGTTTCTTCCGAGCTGCCGGAAATCCTTGGCATGAGTGACAGAATCATCGTCGTCCATGAAGGCCGCATCAATGGAGAAATCAATGCGGCCGGCGCAACACAAGAACACATCTTGACACTTGCCACGGGAGGGCAGCAGAATGAAAACTGAACCAATGACACCAACTGAACAAAAGCGTTTTTCCATTCATACCTTCACGCAAAAACTCGGTCCGTTTCTCGGCTTACTGATTCTTGTGTTGATCGTTTCTGTGTTAAACCCGAGTTTTCTTGAACCGCTCAATATTCTCAACCTTCTTCGGCAGGTTGCGATTAACGCACTGATCGCATTCGGAATGACATTTGTCATCTTAACGGGCGGCATTGATCTCTCTGTCGGAGCCATCCTCGCCTTATCAAGCGCATTAGTCGCCGGTATGATGGTATCAGGCATTGACCCGATCTTAGCCGTCATCCTCGGCTGCGCGATCGGCGCCGTACTCGGTATGATCAACGGTTTCTTAATAACAAAAGGGAAAATGGCCCCGTTCATAGCCACTTTAGCGACAATGACCGTCTTTCGGGGACTGACTCTCGTCTATACGGACGGAAATCCGATTACGGGACTCGGTACAAACTACGCTTTTCAATTATTCGGGCGCGGGTATTTTCTCGGCATCCCCGTCCCCGCCATTACGATGCTCATTGCATTTGCGGCCCTATGGATTCTTCTCCACAAAACACCGTTCGGCCGCCGGACATACGCCATCGGCGGCAATGAGAAAGCGGCGCTGATATCGGGAATCAAAGTACCCCGTATCAAGATCATGATCTATTCTCTGACAGGTTTATTATCGGCGCTGGCGGGAGCGATTCTGACATCACGCCTAAATTCCGCACAGCCGACGGCCGGGGAATCATACGAGCTGGACGCCATCGCAGCGGTTGTTCTCGGCGGAACGAGTTTGTCCGGCGGACGGGGGCGCATCATCGGAACGCTGATCGGGGTTTTGATTATCGGAACGCTGAACAACGGTTTGAACCTTCTCGGCGTATCATCTTTTTATCAGCTCGTCGTCAAAGGAATCGTCATTTTAATCGCGGTGCTGCTGGACCGCAAAAAATCGGCATAGTAGGAGGATCATTATGAAGAAAGCCATCATCGCGATTGCGGCATTATCACTGTTTTTGCTGTCCGCCTGTTCACTTG is a window encoding:
- the rbsC gene encoding ribose ABC transporter permease RbsC; the protein is MKTEPMTPTEQKRFSIHTFTQKLGPFLGLLILVLIVSVLNPSFLEPLNILNLLRQVAINALIAFGMTFVILTGGIDLSVGAILALSSALVAGMMVSGIDPILAVILGCAIGAVLGMINGFLITKGKMAPFIATLATMTVFRGLTLVYTDGNPITGLGTNYAFQLFGRGYFLGIPVPAITMLIAFAALWILLHKTPFGRRTYAIGGNEKAALISGIKVPRIKIMIYSLTGLLSALAGAILTSRLNSAQPTAGESYELDAIAAVVLGGTSLSGGRGRIIGTLIGVLIIGTLNNGLNLLGVSSFYQLVVKGIVILIAVLLDRKKSA
- a CDS encoding sugar ABC transporter ATP-binding protein; protein product: MHIGMTDIHKAFGKNQVLSGVSFELLPGEIHALMGENGAGKSTLMNLLTGLHRLDKGNITINGTNMSFSNPKEAEKHGIAFIHQELNIWPDMTVLENLFIGKELTTAFGVLETKKMKALAKLQLEKLGVSLPLDREAGQCSVGQQQMIEIAKALMTNAEVIIMDEPTAALTEREISKLFEVMTALKQDGVSIVYISHRMEEIFSICDRITIMRDGLTVDTAHIKDTNFDEVVKKMVGRELTDRYPTRTPSLGDKVLEVKNASKKGSFSQVSFHVRAGEILGVSGLMGAGRTEIMRALFGIDRLDSGEIRISGRKTDIRNPYDAIRKGLGLITENRKDEGLLLDTSIRENISLPNLTSFSPKGIIDRKREAEFVELLIKRLTIKTASPEIAARHLSGGNQQKVVIAKWIGIGPKVLILDEPTRGVDVGAKREIYSLMNELTDRGVAIIMVSSELPEILGMSDRIIVVHEGRINGEINAAGATQEHILTLATGGQQNEN
- a CDS encoding LacI family DNA-binding transcriptional regulator — protein: MATIKDVAGAAGVSVATVSRVLNDNGYVHEDTRTKVMLAMEKLNYYPNEVARSLNKRESRLVGLLLPDITNPFFPQLARGAEDELQREGYRLIIGNSDEELEKELDYLQTFKQNQVAGILAATNYPDLTEYSGSLYPVVFLDRTKEGAPSVFSDGRAGGKRAAEEMLRGQSTSITLVKGPGHLQTAQERFNGALDVLQKAGAQFNVISAASFSIKDAAILAEELFAAYPETDGVIASNDIAAAAVLHEALRLGKKVPEEIQIIGYDDIPQSGLLFPPLSTIRQPAYEMGKRAANLLLQLIKKEPPKETAIQMPVTYIKRQTTRKDDHHE
- the rbsK gene encoding ribokinase; this encodes MSEICVIGSCSMDLVVTSERRPKAGETVLGADFQTVPGGKGANQAVAASRLGANVYMVGKAGSDSYGKAIIENLQANGVNTDYMETITHKKSGTAHIVLAEGDNSIVVVKGANDDISPAYAKRALAKLPGIDIVLIQQEIPEETVEEVCSYCRAHQIPVILNPAPARPLKQSTIENAAYLTPNEHEASILFPDRTKEEALAGYPGKLFITEGKQGVRYSDGTAERLVPAFPVEAVDTTGAGDTFNAAFAVALAEGQDIEQALLFANRAASLSVQHFGAQGGMPARKEVEELLS
- the rbsD gene encoding D-ribose pyranase; protein product: MKKHGMLNSHIAKVLADLGHTDLIAIADAGLPVPDGVPKIDLSLTAGVPAFRDVTKLVAGEMAVEKVIAASEIKDANPENARFIESHFSEQTIEYMSHEEFKRLTRKAKAVIRTGEMTPYANCILQAGVIF